One part of the Microvirga sp. TS319 genome encodes these proteins:
- a CDS encoding glycosyltransferase family 2 protein — MTDDRYNFGRDVLGPVVALYLLRLYGHAVYFEEKLDAKILFMSRAGIRIRRALETFVRSARLKPLTNADYLWASRFLIAKGTWRRSPDQTLQLILSEFPHGTVGDIVNALFRHNGVPSKIATDPALQRPSGDLVSIVGSSEPLGKTINGALGQDSEAFERYIESLLSHNPRALIVDTGWQATSQRLLAQAFPQADWWGAYFGRIISPDPTKNFDPARVIGLMFNAGKYDPLKPETCLVESRHLIESLFEPHAPSVERILINTNGAAQSPEIDAILADAPTKQSDPLFCGVLDYLDELPHGSGIGALTHEAGTCWKQLAEVIIYPTRKNVNMLRSIERSADFGRNLKVPIVFAAEDRHQWDKPELRVKESLWPSGQIALEYPPEMARVMQSKLHGPSSAIASRLSPRPFLTSTRRGRPAVAVITRTLDRPMFLRRAIESVHSQTFKDFVHVVVNDGGDPELAKSVIAEMTGTGGRVPAGGRNLSVDERNIILVDNVVNRGMEAASNIAIAACESDYIVIHDDDDTWEPTFLERTVSFLDDSKNHLYGGVITKSTYVSEEVTGSGIAIHGRSPYNEWLDSINIMELAQGNVFPPIAFVFRRDVYDNIGRFDERFPVLGDWDFNVRFLAQTDIGIVPEYLANYHHRDRGDITSFGNSVISGRSKHLEFASVVRNKLTRTSVGGQEGSLGALLGIGLHFQDLLRTSRESLAILRTLKTGNTAHLAAQSSESENELAKYKAALEVLASLVNSGDTSTLREIGLRPPNLFGLRRRSHGKISVGQLADRLLSSTRSSSFGVPDSFSEARYLAANPDVAESVRRGVFRSGWEHYTRHGRTENRPLTS, encoded by the coding sequence ATGACTGATGACCGTTATAACTTCGGAAGGGATGTTTTAGGGCCAGTTGTCGCGCTTTATCTTCTGCGACTGTATGGGCATGCGGTCTACTTCGAGGAGAAGCTCGACGCTAAAATCTTGTTCATGTCCCGCGCGGGAATTCGCATCAGGAGAGCGCTTGAGACTTTCGTGCGGTCTGCACGTCTCAAGCCGCTGACCAATGCAGATTATCTCTGGGCATCTCGGTTTCTTATTGCCAAGGGAACCTGGCGTAGATCTCCGGACCAGACGCTTCAGTTAATCCTCTCAGAGTTTCCCCACGGCACCGTCGGGGACATCGTGAATGCTTTGTTTAGGCACAATGGAGTTCCCTCCAAGATAGCAACGGATCCTGCTCTTCAGCGCCCGTCGGGTGACTTGGTCTCCATCGTCGGCAGCTCGGAACCATTAGGCAAGACGATAAATGGTGCACTGGGTCAAGACAGCGAGGCTTTTGAACGATATATTGAATCTCTTCTGAGCCACAACCCTCGGGCGTTGATTGTTGACACCGGCTGGCAGGCGACAAGCCAACGTCTTTTGGCGCAAGCGTTTCCCCAGGCTGACTGGTGGGGAGCTTATTTCGGTCGCATTATCTCGCCTGATCCTACGAAGAACTTCGACCCGGCCCGCGTTATTGGCTTGATGTTCAATGCGGGAAAGTACGACCCACTCAAACCGGAGACTTGTCTGGTTGAGAGCCGGCATCTCATTGAAAGCCTCTTTGAACCCCATGCGCCCAGCGTCGAACGCATCTTGATCAACACCAATGGAGCCGCTCAATCACCAGAAATTGACGCGATCCTGGCGGATGCACCAACTAAACAGTCTGACCCTCTCTTCTGTGGCGTCCTCGACTACTTGGACGAACTCCCCCACGGATCTGGCATCGGCGCGCTAACCCATGAAGCTGGTACGTGCTGGAAGCAACTTGCGGAAGTTATAATATATCCGACGCGCAAGAACGTAAACATGCTTCGCTCCATCGAGCGCTCTGCCGATTTCGGACGGAACCTTAAGGTTCCTATCGTCTTCGCAGCTGAAGACCGACATCAGTGGGATAAGCCTGAGCTTCGGGTCAAGGAATCATTGTGGCCGAGTGGCCAGATAGCTCTCGAGTACCCGCCAGAAATGGCGCGTGTGATGCAATCCAAGCTGCACGGCCCATCGAGTGCGATTGCATCACGCCTTTCGCCACGCCCATTTCTTACGAGTACTCGTAGAGGGCGACCCGCTGTAGCCGTGATTACTCGCACTCTTGACCGCCCAATGTTTCTGCGTCGAGCCATTGAGAGTGTTCACAGCCAAACGTTCAAAGACTTCGTGCACGTCGTCGTCAACGATGGAGGCGACCCCGAGCTTGCGAAGTCAGTGATCGCGGAGATGACCGGAACTGGCGGCAGGGTACCCGCCGGCGGTCGTAATCTATCCGTCGACGAGCGGAATATTATTCTGGTTGATAACGTCGTAAATCGGGGAATGGAAGCCGCATCCAATATAGCGATCGCAGCGTGCGAAAGTGATTACATCGTCATCCACGATGACGATGACACATGGGAGCCGACTTTCCTTGAAAGAACTGTATCATTCCTCGATGACTCAAAGAATCACCTCTACGGCGGTGTTATCACAAAAAGTACATACGTGTCCGAAGAAGTTACCGGATCAGGTATCGCTATCCACGGTCGCAGCCCCTATAATGAGTGGCTCGACTCGATCAACATCATGGAGCTGGCGCAAGGGAACGTCTTCCCGCCGATCGCATTTGTGTTCAGGCGTGATGTATACGACAATATTGGCCGTTTTGATGAGCGCTTCCCAGTTTTAGGTGACTGGGACTTTAATGTTAGGTTCCTCGCCCAAACCGACATTGGTATCGTTCCAGAATACTTAGCCAATTATCATCATAGAGACCGTGGCGATATTACATCCTTCGGTAACTCAGTCATAAGCGGCCGAAGCAAACATCTCGAGTTCGCTTCGGTAGTGCGCAACAAGCTCACGAGGACCAGCGTCGGCGGACAAGAGGGATCACTTGGAGCTCTTCTTGGAATCGGGCTACATTTCCAGGATCTCTTGCGAACAAGCCGCGAGAGCTTGGCAATACTTCGCACGCTAAAGACAGGAAACACCGCACATTTGGCCGCTCAGTCTAGCGAGAGTGAGAACGAGCTTGCAAAATACAAGGCTGCCCTCGAGGTCCTCGCGTCCTTGGTCAATTCAGGAGACACGTCAACTCTTAGAGAGATAGGCCTGCGCCCACCCAATCTTTTCGGATTGAGGCGCAGGTCCCATGGCAAGATCTCTGTTGGGCAATTGGCAGATCGCTTACTAAGCTCTACACGTTCGTCGAGCTTTGGGGTTCCCGACAGCTTTTCCGAGGCACGTTACCTCGCTGCCAACCCTGATGTCGCAGAGAGTGTCCGGCGTGGGGTCTTTCGCTCGGGATGGGAACATTACACCCGTCATGGCAGGACTGAGAACAGACCTCTCACGAGCTAA
- a CDS encoding HAD family hydrolase yields the protein MQHLTLAGAPSPVIHQFGHLARVITSSSDRAALFRDRGHELAQKHIWPLLEGIEILSLDVFDTALLRNKKSEARRYFEMAKGFVAYLRDAERLPDIQVAAIDVLLARALGMGVSYRARTPVQGSREGSIDDVNEICARILRLDQDTKSTLLKMEVDYEVGNLVPNAMLLEISEHFRAAGGKVILLSDMYLPAPAIEEIAERVAGKRFFDHVFSSCDFVVSKRSGRIFKEVEDVLKAQSSQFLHIGDSLLGDVTRARQAGWQALHLPISNTEVTEREEDLFLFLEEMSAMGIDVSPWAKV from the coding sequence ATGCAACATCTCACTTTAGCTGGTGCGCCCAGTCCTGTCATCCACCAGTTCGGTCATTTAGCCCGGGTGATCACCTCAAGTTCCGATCGTGCGGCCTTGTTCCGGGATAGAGGACATGAGCTTGCACAGAAACATATCTGGCCTTTGCTCGAGGGAATCGAGATCCTGTCGCTCGACGTATTCGACACGGCTCTTCTTAGAAACAAAAAGTCCGAAGCTCGTCGTTATTTCGAAATGGCAAAAGGCTTCGTCGCTTACCTACGCGACGCCGAACGGCTGCCTGACATCCAGGTTGCAGCAATCGACGTCTTGTTGGCACGGGCATTGGGGATGGGCGTAAGCTATCGCGCTCGTACACCGGTTCAGGGTTCCCGGGAAGGCAGCATTGACGATGTCAATGAGATTTGTGCGCGTATTCTTCGGTTGGATCAGGACACAAAATCTACCCTCCTAAAGATGGAAGTTGACTACGAGGTCGGAAACCTTGTCCCGAACGCCATGCTGCTCGAAATCTCTGAGCACTTTCGAGCCGCAGGAGGGAAAGTCATTCTGCTTAGTGACATGTATCTTCCTGCCCCCGCAATTGAGGAGATCGCAGAACGTGTGGCTGGGAAACGTTTTTTTGACCATGTCTTTTCTAGCTGTGATTTCGTTGTAAGTAAAAGATCAGGGCGAATTTTCAAAGAAGTGGAAGATGTACTTAAGGCTCAAAGTTCGCAGTTCTTGCACATTGGGGACTCCCTTCTTGGCGATGTAACCCGAGCAAGGCAAGCGGGCTGGCAAGCGCTCCATTTGCCAATCTCAAACACCGAAGTGACCGAGAGAGAGGAAGATCTTTTCCTCTTCCTCGAAGAGATGAGCGCTATGGGTATAGATGTAAGCCCTTGGGCAAAAGTGTGA
- a CDS encoding capsular polysaccharide biosynthesis protein, producing the protein MISDDYLPPSGQRLAAATSGLCSTPHFPAFFSAEALLPLRARADCTGIVGWGLKRSSQRAKKLAAQRGLPFWHLEDGFLRSVGLGKSGAPTVSIVVDDLSIYYQAEVPSRLETLIAGGSSEELRSEAAALRDLIQRERLTKYNANPDRALNLGSGDKRPRILLVDQVRGDLSVAGALSDSDTFARMLLTARTERPGARLIARIHPDVQAGYARGYLAGLAARYGIEVLSDDVSPHAVLDAVDEVWTVSSQLGFEALMRGLPVTCFGVPFYAGWGATQDRADSEKATQVLVRRRSAGSRDILDITAAALLVYTRYADPIHHRALTAWEAIDRLLAWRRHALERTGTYICHGFTFWKRPVANLYLGGPFSTIRFATRFAQPEPTNANATTIIWGMTDRGVQETAARHRGQRVVRMEDGFVRSVGLGSSFILPASVCLDDIGLYFDARRPSRLEALIMETSFNDNILRRARRVRERLVHSGLTKYNLGSNIPPNLLEFAGKRPIVLVTGQVETDASITYGAQTVCTNLALLQAARQAEPEAFLVYKEHPDVAAGHRRGRIDRRIASTLADIIVDQGDINGWLKIAKSVHVITSLTGFEALLRGCSVTCWGTPFYAGWGLTDDKADTTTKRTRQLTLDELVAAALILYPRYADPRSGLPCEIEDVLDLLEKGRSGPLTYPLGTPMERQMKRAASYLRAQTRAMFSS; encoded by the coding sequence ATGATCTCAGATGACTATCTGCCACCGAGTGGCCAACGATTAGCTGCAGCAACGAGCGGCCTGTGCTCGACCCCACATTTTCCGGCTTTCTTCAGCGCAGAGGCTTTGCTCCCACTTCGCGCTCGAGCCGACTGCACTGGGATTGTCGGATGGGGCCTTAAACGATCCTCTCAGCGAGCGAAGAAATTGGCTGCGCAACGAGGTCTTCCTTTCTGGCACCTGGAAGATGGCTTCCTGCGTTCAGTAGGGCTTGGGAAGTCCGGAGCCCCCACAGTCTCGATAGTTGTAGATGATCTCTCCATCTACTACCAAGCCGAGGTCCCATCCCGGCTGGAAACTCTTATTGCTGGCGGGAGTTCGGAAGAACTCCGCAGTGAAGCCGCCGCTCTGCGCGATCTTATACAGCGCGAACGCCTGACCAAGTACAATGCGAATCCCGATCGAGCCCTCAATTTAGGAAGCGGCGACAAACGGCCTCGCATTCTCCTTGTGGATCAAGTGCGCGGTGATCTCTCGGTTGCCGGAGCCCTGTCGGACTCGGATACGTTCGCACGCATGCTCCTGACAGCTCGGACTGAACGTCCCGGCGCACGTCTCATTGCGCGCATTCACCCAGACGTGCAGGCTGGCTATGCCCGTGGGTATCTCGCCGGCCTCGCTGCACGATACGGAATAGAGGTTCTCTCAGACGACGTGAGCCCCCATGCCGTGCTGGATGCCGTTGATGAGGTTTGGACAGTCTCAAGTCAACTCGGATTTGAAGCTCTCATGCGGGGCCTTCCTGTCACATGCTTTGGCGTTCCTTTCTACGCCGGATGGGGTGCAACCCAGGACCGAGCAGACAGTGAGAAGGCAACGCAAGTCTTAGTGCGAAGGAGATCAGCGGGATCTCGGGACATACTCGATATAACTGCCGCGGCCCTCTTGGTTTACACACGCTATGCAGACCCAATTCACCACCGGGCCCTAACTGCCTGGGAAGCGATTGACCGCCTCTTGGCTTGGCGCCGTCATGCCCTGGAACGCACAGGGACTTATATTTGCCACGGCTTTACCTTTTGGAAGCGGCCGGTCGCGAATCTCTATCTGGGTGGGCCATTCTCAACCATTCGGTTTGCAACCCGCTTTGCCCAACCGGAGCCAACGAACGCTAATGCAACAACCATCATTTGGGGAATGACGGATCGCGGCGTGCAAGAAACTGCAGCGCGGCATCGAGGCCAACGCGTTGTCCGTATGGAAGATGGTTTTGTCCGTTCGGTGGGCCTTGGATCAAGCTTCATCCTACCAGCGTCGGTCTGCCTCGATGACATCGGCCTGTACTTTGACGCCCGCCGTCCAAGCCGGCTTGAAGCTCTCATCATGGAAACTTCGTTCAACGACAATATCCTTCGGCGAGCTCGCAGAGTCCGCGAGAGACTCGTTCACAGTGGATTAACAAAATACAACCTGGGGTCGAACATCCCACCGAACCTACTCGAGTTCGCCGGCAAGCGGCCGATAGTGCTAGTTACAGGGCAGGTCGAAACAGATGCATCCATCACATATGGCGCTCAGACGGTCTGCACCAATCTAGCTTTGCTTCAGGCCGCGCGCCAAGCCGAGCCCGAGGCGTTTCTCGTATATAAAGAGCATCCAGATGTCGCCGCAGGGCACCGCCGGGGCAGAATTGATCGTAGGATAGCCTCAACGCTGGCAGACATCATTGTCGACCAAGGCGATATCAACGGATGGCTAAAGATCGCGAAGTCTGTCCATGTAATCACCTCGTTAACGGGTTTCGAGGCACTCCTTCGCGGTTGCTCAGTAACGTGCTGGGGTACTCCATTCTATGCAGGATGGGGGCTGACCGATGACAAGGCGGACACAACCACGAAACGCACGCGCCAGCTCACACTTGATGAACTCGTTGCAGCAGCTCTTATTCTTTATCCTCGCTACGCAGATCCAAGAAGCGGACTTCCATGTGAGATTGAGGATGTCCTAGACCTCCTGGAAAAAGGCCGTTCAGGTCCGTTGACTTATCCACTCGGAACTCCAATGGAGCGCCAAATGAAGAGAGCAGCTTCCTACCTGAGAGCCCAGACTCGTGCCATGTTCTCAAGCTAG
- a CDS encoding glycosyltransferase, which produces MMGLDQDLVQEHSGWLRVNGAAPWMTLAHSAAGLKPGWFALSLNGIEAALALHPVLQAWHDPAGQDVVDYPASSVRSGELRIVFHTERPIYRLRLNPSIERIRFQVGSSRLRRLSKFGLILEAAARSPRLATEAITARITGKKVRARNRLRRIFGPTRGQGYGAWLSQQVRPWAAEVPSLLAHSQTWTNPPRFALILVLDTGEVPSSETVRCFADQIYPHCEWIIVGAPSSLRSLADDLHEDRPIRLVEASSEASMGERIRAGLNATDSAWAILAQNHDLMPADSVLRLACAAVDHPDVRLIYGDDDIVDASGNRRAPRFKPNWDRELFLATDYLGPGTAIRIENLKTAAAGPDTPLRDQDHARLRITAHLDDAAIFHIPRLVYHRREALPHTLSDRAQAVQEALAYRGEKANVSVNAQGHIRVTRPVPSPAPLVSAIVCTRDRMDLLRPCIEGLRSRTDYAPLEILIADNDSREPETLAYFRDLAADTRVRILPCPGPFNFAAINNRAARIAQGSVLLFLNNDIEVITPEWLTEMVAHATRSESGAVGAKLLYPDGRIQHGGVVIGLNGLAGHAHRFYPGDHAGYMGRLQAVQTFSAVTAACLAVAREKFFEVDGFDETAFPVAFNDVDLCLKLLSQGYRNLWTPYAVLAHKESASRVKDMSPERRHAFSKECFNLRSRWSDLLANDRYYNPNLTQTDEDFSLR; this is translated from the coding sequence ATGATGGGGCTCGACCAGGATTTGGTTCAAGAACACTCGGGCTGGCTCCGGGTCAACGGGGCAGCGCCCTGGATGACGCTGGCCCACAGTGCGGCCGGGCTCAAGCCTGGCTGGTTTGCACTGTCCCTCAACGGTATCGAAGCCGCATTAGCCCTTCATCCTGTGCTCCAGGCCTGGCATGACCCTGCCGGACAGGATGTCGTTGACTATCCGGCTTCCTCGGTACGCTCGGGCGAGTTACGCATCGTGTTTCACACTGAGCGCCCTATTTACCGCCTCCGTCTGAACCCCAGCATCGAGCGCATCAGATTCCAAGTTGGATCATCCCGCCTGCGTCGGCTGTCCAAGTTCGGCCTGATCCTGGAGGCTGCGGCTCGCTCTCCCCGCTTGGCCACAGAGGCTATCACAGCCCGCATCACCGGCAAGAAGGTGCGAGCGCGCAACCGCCTCCGGCGTATCTTTGGACCGACGCGAGGCCAGGGCTACGGGGCATGGTTGTCGCAGCAGGTCCGCCCGTGGGCAGCCGAGGTCCCGTCTCTGCTGGCTCACAGCCAAACCTGGACCAACCCTCCGCGTTTTGCCCTCATCCTGGTTCTTGACACCGGGGAGGTTCCCAGTTCCGAGACGGTCCGCTGCTTCGCGGATCAAATCTATCCCCACTGCGAATGGATTATTGTTGGCGCCCCCTCGAGCCTACGGAGCCTAGCCGATGATCTGCACGAGGATCGGCCTATCAGACTGGTTGAAGCCTCTTCAGAGGCGAGTATGGGCGAACGCATCCGTGCCGGCCTGAATGCTACGGATTCAGCGTGGGCAATTCTCGCTCAAAACCATGACCTCATGCCCGCGGATAGCGTTCTTCGCCTGGCCTGTGCCGCCGTGGACCATCCCGACGTCCGGCTCATTTATGGTGACGATGACATAGTTGATGCCTCCGGTAACCGTCGTGCGCCACGCTTCAAGCCGAATTGGGACCGGGAGTTATTCCTCGCGACGGACTACTTGGGTCCTGGCACAGCAATTCGCATCGAGAATCTGAAGACGGCGGCTGCAGGTCCCGATACCCCCCTGCGCGATCAGGACCATGCCCGTCTCCGGATTACCGCTCACCTTGACGACGCAGCGATCTTCCACATTCCACGCCTCGTGTATCACAGGCGCGAAGCACTGCCCCATACACTGAGCGATCGGGCCCAGGCGGTTCAGGAAGCGCTCGCGTATCGTGGAGAAAAGGCCAACGTGAGCGTTAATGCCCAGGGTCATATCCGTGTGACCCGTCCTGTGCCCTCCCCAGCGCCTCTTGTCTCCGCTATTGTTTGCACCCGAGACCGGATGGATCTGCTGCGCCCCTGTATCGAGGGTCTGCGCTCCCGCACAGACTACGCGCCCCTCGAGATCCTTATTGCCGACAACGACAGCCGTGAACCCGAGACCCTGGCCTACTTTCGAGACCTGGCGGCGGACACGCGGGTTCGTATTCTCCCCTGCCCTGGCCCGTTCAACTTTGCGGCGATCAACAACAGAGCGGCGCGTATAGCACAGGGCAGCGTTCTCCTGTTTTTGAATAACGATATCGAAGTCATTACGCCGGAATGGCTCACAGAAATGGTCGCGCACGCCACGCGATCTGAGAGCGGAGCTGTCGGAGCCAAGCTCCTGTATCCCGACGGTCGCATTCAACACGGGGGCGTCGTGATTGGATTGAACGGACTGGCTGGGCACGCACACCGCTTCTACCCGGGCGATCATGCCGGCTACATGGGACGCCTTCAGGCAGTCCAGACCTTCAGCGCAGTCACGGCGGCATGTCTGGCGGTCGCGCGCGAAAAGTTTTTCGAAGTGGACGGCTTTGATGAGACGGCATTTCCGGTCGCGTTCAATGACGTCGACCTGTGCCTAAAACTTCTGTCGCAGGGCTACCGAAATCTCTGGACGCCCTATGCGGTCCTCGCCCATAAGGAGTCGGCCTCCCGGGTAAAGGACATGTCGCCCGAGCGACGCCATGCGTTTTCCAAAGAGTGCTTCAACCTGCGAAGTCGGTGGTCAGACCTGCTTGCTAACGACCGCTACTACAATCCCAATCTCACCCAGACCGATGAGGACTTTTCGCTTCGATGA
- a CDS encoding ABC transporter permease — protein MTNASLLQVQFRVVGALVLREMRTRFGRSRAGYLWALVQPIGHISILTVVLASMQRAVPVGPSIQLFLATGLIPYLLFMNLVTRLMTAIVSNQTLFTFPIVKILDAVAARALLEILTICLIGMLVLAGLALLGLGLIPEEPANLAGALAATALYGIGFGLTSMAIYSVFPAWDRIQALLLLPLYFCTGIFYVPDTLPVAFRDVIVWNPLLHGVEWFRSGFYANYGAATLDKGYFIGWGVSLLLVGLVLERVVCRGRATQ, from the coding sequence ATGACTAACGCGTCTCTTTTGCAGGTCCAGTTCCGGGTCGTCGGGGCTCTGGTGTTGCGCGAGATGCGAACACGGTTTGGGCGGTCACGGGCAGGATATCTGTGGGCTTTGGTGCAGCCGATCGGACACATCAGCATTCTGACGGTAGTCTTGGCCTCAATGCAGCGTGCAGTTCCGGTTGGTCCCAGCATTCAGCTCTTTCTTGCAACTGGCCTGATCCCTTATCTTCTGTTTATGAACCTTGTCACCCGCCTGATGACGGCCATCGTGTCCAATCAGACCCTCTTTACGTTTCCAATCGTGAAGATCTTGGACGCCGTTGCAGCGCGAGCCCTTCTCGAAATCCTGACGATCTGCTTGATCGGAATGTTAGTGCTCGCAGGGCTCGCCCTTCTCGGCCTCGGCCTGATCCCAGAAGAGCCGGCGAATCTAGCCGGGGCTCTCGCAGCAACGGCGCTTTATGGGATCGGCTTTGGCCTCACCAGCATGGCCATTTATTCCGTTTTTCCGGCTTGGGACAGAATCCAGGCGCTCCTGCTGCTGCCGTTGTATTTTTGCACCGGCATTTTCTACGTCCCCGACACCTTGCCGGTCGCCTTTCGCGACGTGATTGTCTGGAATCCGCTTCTTCATGGCGTGGAGTGGTTTCGTAGCGGCTTCTATGCCAACTATGGTGCCGCGACCCTTGACAAGGGGTATTTCATCGGCTGGGGGGTGAGTCTTCTCCTCGTTGGGCTCGTCTTGGAGCGGGTGGTGTGTCGGGGGAGAGCGACACAGTGA
- a CDS encoding ABC transporter ATP-binding protein: MIEFQGVTKAYRTPVGRKIVLSDLSVMLTAGVSYGILGPNGAGKSTLLRIIAGTERPDRGRVRRTVRVSWPLGFAGGFHGSLTGRENVAFVARIYGEDVQRVIRFVEDFAELDEYLDMPVGTYSSGMKARLAFGLSMAIEFECYLVDEITAVGDYRFQKRCAEAFRDRRKNSSIIMVSHSISTVQQYCDAGAILAGGKLHLYDSVQEASKIYHAALVE, from the coding sequence GTGATCGAGTTCCAGGGAGTCACAAAGGCCTATCGGACGCCAGTGGGTCGCAAGATCGTGCTGTCGGACTTGTCTGTCATGCTCACGGCGGGTGTGAGCTACGGCATCTTGGGGCCGAACGGAGCGGGGAAGTCGACTTTGCTGCGGATCATTGCGGGGACAGAGCGTCCCGACCGGGGGCGGGTGCGTCGGACCGTTCGAGTGTCATGGCCACTGGGGTTTGCCGGAGGATTTCACGGCAGCCTCACCGGGCGAGAAAACGTCGCCTTCGTCGCCAGGATCTATGGGGAGGATGTGCAACGGGTGATCCGGTTTGTGGAGGACTTTGCCGAATTGGACGAGTATCTGGACATGCCCGTTGGAACCTATTCGTCCGGCATGAAGGCTCGCCTTGCGTTCGGCCTCAGCATGGCGATCGAGTTTGAATGTTATCTCGTTGATGAAATCACGGCTGTCGGCGATTATCGGTTTCAGAAGCGGTGTGCCGAGGCATTCCGGGACCGACGCAAGAATTCGAGTATCATCATGGTGTCGCACAGTATCTCAACGGTTCAGCAATATTGTGATGCTGGCGCGATTCTCGCGGGCGGCAAGCTCCACTTGTATGATTCGGTACAAGAGGCTTCAAAGATTTACCACGCAGCGTTGGTCGAATGA
- a CDS encoding SIS domain-containing protein, which yields MQAKGRVIVSGMRKSGHIGRKVAATLASTGTRAFFVHHGEASHGDLGMITPDGVIIALSWSGETSELGNLIHSSRRFAVGLIAVTSRAENTLGRAADIVLALPRIEEACPHGLAPTTSTILQLALGDAIAMAVIAG from the coding sequence CTGCAGGCGAAAGGGCGGGTGATCGTGTCCGGCATGCGGAAAAGCGGACATATTGGCCGCAAGGTTGCTGCGACTTTAGCCTCGACAGGTACACGCGCCTTCTTCGTTCATCACGGTGAGGCGAGCCACGGTGATCTCGGGATGATCACGCCTGACGGTGTCATCATCGCGCTGTCCTGGTCGGGCGAAACAAGCGAACTGGGCAACCTGATTCATTCTTCGCGCCGCTTCGCGGTCGGTCTCATTGCCGTCACCTCGCGCGCCGAAAACACCCTCGGCCGGGCAGCCGACATCGTTCTTGCGCTCCCACGGATTGAGGAGGCTTGCCCGCACGGTCTTGCGCCCACGACCTCAACCATCCTGCAACTGGCGCTTGGTGACGCCATCGCTATGGCGGTGATCGCAGGCTGA
- a CDS encoding CBS domain-containing protein, with protein sequence MSDVIIAMTSCRFGCAGVITSDGTLSSIVTGGDPRWNMDGLLERTVEAVMTRAPLTVSSEALGSRALEIMNCERITALFIVVDGKPIGIVHIHDLLRAGLA encoded by the coding sequence ATGTCTGATGTCATCATTGCGATGACCAGTTGCCGATTTGGCTGTGCCGGCGTCATCACATCTGATGGGACCCTTTCAAGCATCGTGACGGGCGGTGATCCCCGCTGGAACATGGATGGTCTTCTCGAGAGGACGGTCGAGGCTGTGATGACGCGTGCACCCTTAACAGTCTCGTCGGAGGCACTCGGGAGCCGTGCTCTGGAGATCATGAACTGCGAGCGGATCACGGCATTGTTCATCGTTGTGGATGGCAAACCTATTGGGATCGTTCATATTCATGATCTGCTGCGGGCAGGGCTTGCGTAA
- a CDS encoding class I SAM-dependent methyltransferase, producing MPDLNPKRAYQKFFQDLIGAFKPDVARRMFVGGDQDFDRVGSAEFAIIQHFGLKPDASLVDVGCGSGRLARYLVQWPHLQYLGTDVVPEVIEYCTEAYPRHFRFAEVQNTEIPASDTSADMVAFFSVFTHLLHEQTFQYLSEAKRVLRPGGRIVFSFLEYACAAHHDIFRHTFQHFDEMRHLNVFIERNAIEFFAAELGLTVIVMRGGDEPTIKLDEPVRRLDGTTMSGHIWLGQSLCVLEKPTDVVDLGGDAKEAGESSK from the coding sequence ATGCCAGATCTGAACCCAAAACGGGCGTACCAGAAGTTTTTTCAGGACCTGATCGGTGCGTTCAAGCCCGATGTGGCACGCCGAATGTTTGTGGGCGGCGACCAGGATTTCGACCGGGTTGGCTCTGCGGAATTTGCGATTATTCAACATTTTGGGCTGAAGCCGGATGCAAGTCTCGTAGATGTGGGATGCGGATCCGGTCGCTTGGCCCGCTATCTCGTGCAGTGGCCTCACCTGCAGTATCTGGGAACTGACGTAGTTCCGGAGGTGATCGAGTACTGCACGGAGGCCTATCCTCGGCACTTCCGTTTTGCCGAGGTGCAAAATACTGAGATCCCGGCCTCAGACACTTCCGCCGATATGGTGGCCTTCTTCTCCGTCTTCACCCATCTCCTGCACGAGCAGACCTTTCAGTACCTAAGCGAGGCCAAGCGCGTCCTGCGACCCGGCGGGCGGATTGTCTTCTCGTTCCTGGAATACGCGTGTGCGGCCCATCACGACATATTCCGGCATACCTTTCAGCATTTCGATGAGATGAGGCATCTCAACGTCTTTATCGAACGCAATGCGATTGAGTTCTTTGCTGCAGAGTTGGGACTGACAGTCATTGTCATGCGGGGAGGCGATGAGCCGACCATCAAACTCGATGAGCCTGTGCGCCGGCTTGATGGAACAACAATGAGCGGGCATATCTGGCTCGGGCAGTCCCTTTGCGTGCTGGAAAAGCCCACCGACGTGGTGGATCTGGGCGGGGACGCCAAAGAGGCTGGCGAGAGTTCTAAATAG